Proteins from a single region of Gemmatimonadota bacterium:
- a CDS encoding HIT domain-containing protein yields MRVGGKVMLEQSCTFCRIIGGEEMVSIVHEDDRALAFMDIQPVSPGHTLVVSRDHYPTLFEVPDELAAHCLMVAKQIAPGIQRATGADAVNVFSANGRVGGQDVLHFHLHLIPVYEGIPFALQLPMADTPIPSRSELDVMAARIGRAIQEANGVGASR; encoded by the coding sequence GCTGCACCTTCTGTCGGATCATTGGTGGGGAGGAGATGGTGAGCATTGTCCATGAGGATGATCGGGCGCTGGCCTTCATGGACATCCAGCCGGTGAGCCCTGGCCACACGCTGGTCGTCTCGCGCGACCATTATCCCACGCTCTTCGAGGTGCCGGACGAGCTGGCCGCCCATTGCCTCATGGTGGCCAAGCAGATCGCCCCAGGTATCCAGCGGGCGACGGGTGCCGACGCCGTTAATGTCTTCAGCGCCAACGGCCGGGTGGGCGGGCAGGACGTGCTGCATTTCCACCTCCACCTCATTCCGGTTTACGAAGGCATCCCGTTCGCGCTGCAGCTGCCCATGGCGGATACGCCGATTCCGTCCCGTTCCGAGCTGGACGTGATGGCCGCACGCATTGGCCGGGCGATACAGGAGGCCAACGGCGTGGGCGCATCCCGCTGA
- a CDS encoding thiamine pyrophosphate-dependent dehydrogenase E1 component subunit alpha, producing MRRYPPYDPPEYVDWQPDPRLVQEYAERLSADAERRAILETLDAEALLGLYAGLLRNRLHDIMLKRWVRQGVISKAWLGTGEEAVTIGSVHALERGSDVVAPMIRNAGACHEMGMSLESMFRGYLGTADAPNGGRDLHIGDPARGVIQPVSHVGDMVPVMTGAALAFRQRGELRVALTWVGDGATKTAAFHEGINLAAVLRLPVILILQNNQVALGTRLDQHHAGDFRAWPRTYGVAGAWADGNNVLDVYAATRLAAQRARTGGGPTLLVVDTFRMGGHATHDEAEARATFAAALFEEWGRRDPIGLFEEYLVGAGVAREELERVEEQLTLEVERAAERALESRAAGMPAGAAAEWAGFSAGVRQPGLAWRLSASSHSQPHPPPPPT from the coding sequence ATGCGCCGCTACCCGCCCTACGACCCACCGGAGTACGTGGACTGGCAGCCGGATCCGCGGCTGGTCCAGGAGTACGCCGAGCGCCTGAGCGCTGATGCGGAGCGGCGCGCGATCCTCGAGACGCTGGATGCGGAGGCGCTGCTCGGCCTCTACGCCGGTCTGCTGCGCAACCGGCTGCACGACATCATGCTCAAGCGCTGGGTGAGGCAGGGCGTGATCAGCAAGGCCTGGCTGGGCACGGGCGAGGAGGCGGTCACGATTGGGAGCGTGCACGCGCTGGAGCGCGGCAGCGACGTCGTCGCCCCCATGATCCGCAACGCGGGCGCGTGTCACGAAATGGGCATGAGCCTCGAGTCCATGTTCCGCGGCTACCTCGGCACCGCCGACGCGCCGAATGGCGGCCGCGACCTGCACATCGGCGATCCGGCCCGGGGCGTGATCCAGCCTGTCTCTCACGTGGGCGACATGGTCCCGGTCATGACCGGTGCCGCGCTGGCGTTCCGACAGCGGGGGGAGCTGCGGGTGGCGCTGACCTGGGTAGGCGACGGCGCCACCAAGACTGCAGCCTTCCACGAGGGCATCAACCTGGCCGCCGTGCTGCGGCTGCCCGTGATCCTGATCCTGCAGAACAACCAGGTCGCGCTGGGCACGCGGCTGGACCAGCACCACGCAGGCGATTTCCGGGCCTGGCCGCGCACGTACGGGGTGGCCGGCGCGTGGGCCGATGGGAACAATGTTCTGGATGTCTACGCCGCGACCCGGCTGGCCGCGCAGCGCGCGCGCACCGGCGGCGGCCCGACGCTGCTGGTGGTAGACACGTTCCGCATGGGCGGCCACGCCACACACGACGAGGCGGAGGCGCGCGCCACCTTCGCCGCAGCGCTTTTCGAGGAGTGGGGGCGGCGCGATCCGATCGGGCTCTTCGAGGAGTATCTGGTGGGCGCGGGCGTGGCGCGGGAGGAGCTGGAGCGCGTGGAGGAGCAGCTCACGTTGGAAGTCGAGCGCGCGGCCGAGCGCGCGCTCGAGTCGCGGGCCGCGGGAATGCCCGCCGGTGCGGCGGCGGAGTGGGCCGGCTTCAGCGCGGGCGTGCGGCAGCCGGGGCTGGCCTGGCGCCTTTCCGCTTCCTCGCATTCGCAACCGCACCCGCCACCGCCGCCGACTTGA
- a CDS encoding CoA pyrophosphatase: MALHDPRLVSLRRALEQREAKRLEREADTREAAVLLLLRPREALELLFIKRAQHDQDPWSGHMAFPGGRRDPDDDDLLTTARRETVEETGIDLSSAGEVLGRLDEVRPTTMRLPPLVIAPYVAGVSPETDAAPDPREVEAALWIPLEALRDGGAGSRILLELEGAPRSLPSLRYRDYVIWGLTHRILLQLLELAESCGI; this comes from the coding sequence ATGGCGCTGCACGATCCGCGACTGGTCTCGCTCCGGCGCGCGCTCGAGCAGCGCGAGGCGAAACGGCTCGAGCGCGAAGCGGACACCCGCGAGGCCGCCGTCCTACTCCTGCTGCGCCCCCGCGAGGCCCTCGAGCTCCTCTTCATCAAGCGGGCCCAGCACGATCAGGATCCCTGGTCCGGCCACATGGCCTTTCCCGGCGGCCGCCGCGACCCCGATGATGACGACCTCCTGACCACTGCGCGCCGCGAAACCGTGGAAGAAACCGGAATCGACCTGAGCTCGGCCGGCGAGGTGCTGGGCAGGCTCGACGAGGTGCGCCCCACCACCATGCGGCTTCCGCCCCTCGTCATTGCGCCCTACGTGGCCGGCGTCTCGCCCGAGACCGATGCAGCACCCGATCCCCGCGAAGTCGAGGCCGCACTCTGGATCCCGCTCGAAGCGCTCCGCGACGGAGGCGCCGGCAGCCGGATCCTGCTCGAGCTCGAGGGGGCGCCGCGCAGTCTGCCTTCGCTGCGCTACCGCGACTACGTCATCTGGGGACTGACGCACCGCATCCTGCTGCAGTTGCTCGAACTCGCGGAAAGCTGCGGGATATAG
- a CDS encoding HNH endonuclease: protein MAGQEGKRALDRRARIFRRDGHRCVYCGAVYPPAELTLDHVEPRVKGGDGSDGNLVACCRACNDAKGGRPAWLFLERRPELRANFLSYAPAIWPRLRRAVLEAARE, encoded by the coding sequence ATGGCGGGCCAGGAAGGGAAGCGGGCGCTGGATCGCCGGGCGCGCATCTTCAGGCGCGACGGCCATCGCTGTGTCTATTGCGGCGCGGTGTATCCGCCGGCCGAGCTGACGCTGGACCACGTGGAGCCGCGAGTGAAGGGCGGCGACGGCTCGGACGGCAACCTGGTGGCCTGCTGCCGGGCGTGCAACGACGCCAAGGGCGGCCGGCCCGCCTGGCTGTTTCTGGAGCGGCGGCCAGAGTTGCGCGCCAACTTCCTCAGCTACGCGCCGGCGATCTGGCCACGCCTGCGTCGTGCGGTACTGGAGGCGGCCAGGGAGTAA